In Sphingomonas sp. G-3-2-10, a single window of DNA contains:
- a CDS encoding GatB/YqeY domain-containing protein, with protein MIRDDIKTALVTAMKGGDKASTATIRLIQSAIKNRDIEARTGKAPDDDDVLVVEVLQKMVKQRRESIEMYTKGNRQELADAEAAEVVVIERFLPQAMSDAETAAAIEAIKAELGASGMKDMGRVMAELKARHATTLDMSKASAAVKAALS; from the coding sequence ATGATCCGCGACGACATCAAGACCGCCCTCGTCACTGCCATGAAGGGCGGCGACAAGGCTTCGACCGCCACGATCCGCCTGATCCAGTCGGCGATCAAGAATCGCGATATCGAGGCGCGCACCGGCAAGGCGCCGGACGATGACGACGTGCTCGTGGTCGAAGTGCTGCAGAAGATGGTCAAGCAGCGCCGCGAGTCGATCGAGATGTACACCAAGGGCAATCGCCAGGAACTGGCCGACGCCGAGGCCGCCGAAGTGGTGGTGATCGAACGCTTCCTGCCGCAGGCGATGAGCGACGCCGAAACCGCTGCCGCGATCGAAGCCATCAAGGCCGAACTGGGCGCCAGCGGCATGAAGGACATGGGCCGCGTGATGGCCGAACTGAAGGCCCGCCACGCGACCACGCTCGACATGAGCAAGGCCAGCGCCGCGGTGAAGGCCGCGTTGAGCTGA
- the carA gene encoding glutamine-hydrolyzing carbamoyl-phosphate synthase small subunit encodes MAEAKPMSVPAGATGVLVLASGDVVFGRGFGAEGQAVGEVCFHTAMTGYQEIMTDPSFAGQIINFTFPHIGNVGANPEDIEADGPHALGMIVREDVTEPSSFRATEHLDVWMKKHARIGLSGIDTRALTRRIRTGGAPNGVIAHSAAGEFDIPTLLQMAREWPGLEGMDLAITVTTETHFGWEGGVWRLGFGYGGEGAEDTRPHVVAIDYGSKRNIFRNLVQAGAKVTVLPATATFDQVMSFAPDGIFLSNGPGDPAATGEYAVPVIRQLLETNKPLFGICLGHQLLGLAVGAKTSKMHQGHRGANHPVKRLSDGAVEITSMNHGFAVETETLPANARETHVSLFDGSNCGFELTDRPAFSVQYHPEASPGPQDSFYLFERFVGMMR; translated from the coding sequence ATGGCCGAAGCCAAACCCATGTCCGTGCCTGCTGGAGCTACCGGTGTCCTGGTGCTCGCGAGTGGAGACGTGGTATTCGGCCGAGGGTTCGGCGCGGAAGGGCAAGCGGTCGGCGAAGTGTGCTTCCACACCGCGATGACCGGCTATCAGGAGATCATGACCGATCCGAGCTTCGCCGGTCAGATCATCAACTTCACCTTCCCCCACATCGGCAATGTCGGCGCGAATCCCGAGGATATCGAAGCCGACGGGCCGCATGCTCTGGGCATGATCGTCCGCGAAGACGTGACCGAGCCTTCGAGCTTCCGTGCGACCGAACATCTCGATGTGTGGATGAAGAAGCATGCGCGGATCGGCCTGTCGGGGATCGATACGCGGGCGCTCACTCGCCGCATCCGGACGGGCGGCGCGCCCAACGGGGTGATCGCGCATTCGGCCGCGGGCGAGTTCGACATTCCGACATTGCTCCAGATGGCTCGCGAATGGCCGGGGCTGGAAGGCATGGACCTGGCCATCACCGTTACCACCGAGACCCATTTCGGCTGGGAAGGCGGCGTGTGGCGGCTCGGCTTCGGCTATGGCGGCGAAGGCGCGGAAGACACGCGCCCGCATGTCGTGGCGATCGATTACGGCTCGAAGCGCAACATCTTCCGCAATCTGGTGCAGGCCGGCGCGAAAGTGACCGTGCTGCCAGCGACCGCGACCTTCGATCAGGTGATGAGCTTTGCGCCCGATGGAATCTTCCTGTCGAACGGCCCCGGCGATCCCGCCGCGACCGGCGAATATGCCGTGCCGGTAATCCGGCAGTTGCTGGAGACCAACAAGCCGTTGTTCGGCATCTGCCTCGGGCACCAGCTGCTCGGCCTCGCGGTGGGCGCGAAGACCAGCAAGATGCATCAGGGCCATCGCGGCGCGAACCATCCGGTCAAGCGGCTGAGCGACGGTGCGGTCGAGATCACCTCGATGAACCACGGCTTCGCGGTGGAGACCGAGACGCTGCCGGCGAATGCGCGCGAGACGCATGTGTCGCTGTTCGACGGATCGAACTGCGGGTTCGAACTCACCGACCGGCCGGCATTTTCCGTGCAGTATCACCCCGAGGCCAGCCCGGGGCCGCAGGATAGCTTCTATCTGTTCGAGCGGTTTGTGGGGATGATGCGGTGA
- the carB gene encoding carbamoyl-phosphate synthase large subunit — protein sequence MPKRTDISSILVIGAGPIVIGQACEFDYSGTQAIKALKEEGYRIVLVNSNPATIMTDPELADATYVEPITPAIVAKIIEKERPDAVLPTMGGQTALNTALALANDGTLEKFGVTMIGANAEAIDKAEDRLKFKDAMTKIGLESARSAIAHSEAEALAGLETVGLPAIIRPSFTMGGSGGGIAYNREEFLTIVRTGLDLSPTTEVLIEESLLGWKEYEMEVVRDKHDNAIIICSIENVDAMGTHTGDSITVAPALTLTDKEYQIMRNASIAVLREIGVETGGSNVQFAVNPKDGRLIVIEMNPRVSRSSALASKATGFPIAKVAAKLAVGYTLDEITNDITGATPASFEPTIDYVVTKIPRFAFEKFKGAEATLGTAMKSVGEVMAIGRNIHESMQKALRGLETGLSGFNDVDRLVGAPRAEIEAALAIRSPDRLLIAAQALREGFTQAEVQALTAYDPWFLARIGEIIEAEAEVAANGLPQDAAGMRRLKAMGFSDKRLAYLALKSVHLRAGSEQMARSSGLIGEVVNAMTGGVTELEVRKHRHRLGVRPVFKRIDTCAAEFEAKTPYMYSTYEAPIFGEPENESNPSDRRKVVILGGGPNRIGQGIEFDYCCCHACFALADAGYETIMVNCNPETVSTDYDTSDRLYFEPLTAEDVLEILEIEKTNGELVGVIVQFGGQTPLNLAKALEEAGIPILGTSPDAIDLAEDRERFAALVAKLGLRQPDNGLARSRDEAVAAAERIGYPVLMRPSYVLGGRAMEVVDTLQQLDDYIQTAVQVSGDSPVLIDQYLRDAVEVDVDAICDGTDVVVAGVLQHIEEAGVHSGDSACSIPPYSLSAEIVAEIERQTVALAHALKVVGLMNIQFAVKDGLVYLIEVNPRASRTVPFVAKAIGAPVAKIASRVMAGEKLANLPGIDRNIDYIAVKEAVFPFNKFPGVDPVLSPEMKSTGEVMGIDRDFATAFAKAQLGAGTVLPASGTLFVSVKDTDKDVVLPGVRLMADLGFSIIATTGTAAYLREQGLAVGDVNKVAQGRPHIVDRIVDGDVAIIFNTTEGWQSLKDSSDIRRSALGLKVPYFTTAQASVAAARAIESLSRQSLEVCPLQSYYSQSHN from the coding sequence ATGCCCAAACGCACCGACATCTCCTCCATCCTCGTCATCGGCGCGGGCCCCATCGTCATCGGGCAGGCGTGCGAGTTCGATTATTCGGGCACGCAGGCGATCAAGGCCCTGAAGGAAGAGGGCTATCGCATCGTCCTGGTCAATTCGAACCCGGCGACGATCATGACCGATCCCGAGCTGGCCGACGCGACCTATGTCGAGCCGATCACGCCGGCGATCGTGGCGAAGATCATCGAGAAGGAGCGGCCCGACGCCGTCCTGCCGACGATGGGCGGGCAGACCGCGCTGAACACCGCGCTGGCGCTGGCCAATGACGGCACGCTGGAGAAGTTCGGCGTAACCATGATCGGCGCCAATGCCGAAGCGATCGACAAGGCCGAGGACCGGCTGAAGTTCAAGGACGCGATGACGAAGATCGGGCTGGAAAGCGCCCGTTCGGCAATCGCGCATTCCGAAGCGGAGGCGCTGGCGGGACTGGAGACGGTCGGGCTGCCCGCGATCATCCGGCCGAGCTTCACGATGGGCGGATCGGGCGGCGGCATCGCGTATAATCGCGAGGAATTCCTGACCATCGTGCGGACGGGCCTAGACCTGTCGCCGACCACCGAGGTGCTGATCGAGGAATCGCTGCTCGGCTGGAAGGAATATGAGATGGAGGTCGTGCGCGACAAGCACGACAACGCCATCATCATCTGCTCGATCGAGAATGTGGATGCGATGGGCACCCACACCGGTGACTCGATCACCGTCGCGCCGGCGCTGACGCTGACCGACAAGGAATATCAGATCATGCGCAACGCCAGCATCGCTGTGCTGCGCGAGATCGGCGTGGAAACGGGCGGTTCGAACGTTCAGTTCGCAGTCAATCCGAAGGATGGCCGCCTGATCGTGATCGAGATGAACCCGCGCGTCAGCCGCTCGTCGGCGCTGGCGTCGAAGGCCACCGGCTTCCCGATCGCCAAGGTCGCCGCAAAGCTGGCGGTCGGCTATACGCTCGACGAGATCACCAACGACATCACCGGCGCGACGCCGGCGTCGTTCGAGCCGACGATCGATTACGTCGTCACCAAGATCCCGCGCTTCGCGTTCGAGAAGTTCAAGGGCGCCGAAGCGACGCTCGGCACTGCGATGAAGTCGGTCGGCGAAGTGATGGCGATCGGCCGCAACATCCATGAATCGATGCAGAAGGCGCTGCGCGGTCTGGAGACTGGCCTGAGCGGCTTCAACGATGTCGACCGGCTGGTGGGCGCGCCGCGCGCCGAGATCGAAGCTGCGCTGGCCATTCGCTCGCCCGACCGGCTGCTGATCGCGGCCCAGGCCCTTCGGGAAGGCTTCACCCAGGCCGAAGTGCAGGCGTTGACCGCCTATGACCCGTGGTTCCTCGCGCGGATCGGCGAGATCATCGAAGCCGAGGCCGAAGTGGCCGCGAACGGCTTGCCTCAGGATGCCGCCGGGATGCGGCGCCTGAAGGCAATGGGCTTCAGCGACAAGCGTCTGGCCTATCTGGCGCTGAAATCGGTGCATCTGCGCGCCGGTTCGGAACAGATGGCGCGCAGTTCGGGCCTGATCGGCGAAGTCGTAAACGCGATGACCGGCGGCGTGACCGAGCTGGAAGTGCGCAAGCATCGCCACCGGCTGGGCGTGCGCCCGGTGTTCAAGCGGATCGACACCTGCGCGGCCGAGTTCGAAGCGAAGACGCCCTATATGTACTCGACCTACGAGGCTCCGATCTTTGGCGAGCCCGAGAACGAGTCCAATCCGAGCGACCGGCGCAAGGTGGTGATCCTGGGCGGCGGTCCGAACCGGATCGGGCAGGGGATCGAGTTCGATTATTGCTGCTGCCATGCCTGCTTCGCGCTGGCGGACGCGGGCTATGAAACGATCATGGTCAACTGCAACCCGGAAACGGTTTCGACCGACTATGACACGTCGGACCGCCTTTATTTCGAGCCGCTGACGGCCGAGGACGTGCTGGAAATTCTCGAAATCGAGAAGACCAACGGCGAACTGGTCGGCGTGATCGTCCAGTTCGGCGGGCAGACCCCGCTAAACCTGGCCAAGGCGCTGGAAGAGGCGGGAATCCCGATCCTCGGCACATCGCCAGATGCGATCGATCTGGCCGAGGACCGCGAGCGCTTTGCAGCGCTGGTCGCCAAGCTTGGCCTTCGCCAGCCCGACAACGGCCTGGCGCGCAGCCGGGATGAAGCCGTCGCAGCGGCGGAGCGGATCGGCTATCCGGTGCTGATGCGGCCTTCGTACGTGCTGGGTGGCCGCGCGATGGAAGTGGTCGATACGCTTCAGCAGCTCGACGATTATATCCAGACTGCGGTGCAGGTATCCGGCGACTCGCCGGTGCTGATCGATCAGTATCTGCGCGACGCCGTGGAAGTGGATGTCGACGCGATCTGCGACGGCACCGATGTGGTGGTCGCAGGCGTGCTGCAGCATATCGAGGAAGCCGGGGTCCATTCGGGCGACAGTGCCTGCTCGATCCCGCCCTATAGCCTGTCCGCCGAAATCGTCGCCGAGATCGAGCGCCAGACGGTGGCGCTGGCACATGCGCTCAAGGTCGTCGGGCTGATGAACATCCAGTTCGCCGTGAAGGACGGGCTGGTCTATCTGATCGAAGTCAATCCGCGCGCCAGCCGCACGGTGCCGTTCGTCGCCAAGGCGATCGGTGCACCGGTCGCCAAGATCGCCAGCCGCGTGATGGCGGGCGAGAAGCTGGCGAACCTGCCCGGGATCGACCGCAACATCGATTATATCGCGGTCAAGGAAGCCGTGTTCCCGTTTAACAAATTCCCCGGCGTCGACCCGGTCCTGTCACCGGAAATGAAGAGCACCGGCGAAGTGATGGGGATCGATCGCGATTTCGCGACAGCCTTCGCCAAGGCGCAGCTGGGGGCGGGGACCGTGTTGCCCGCGTCGGGCACGTTGTTCGTCAGCGTGAAGGATACCGACAAGGACGTGGTGTTGCCCGGCGTCAGGCTGATGGCGGATCTGGGCTTTTCGATCATCGCGACCACCGGCACGGCGGCCTATCTGCGCGAGCAGGGCCTGGCGGTGGGCGACGTCAACAAGGTGGCGCAGGGCCGCCCGCATATCGTCGACCGGATCGTCGATGGCGATGTGGCGATCATCTTCAACACCACCGAAGGCTGGCAGTCGCTGAAGGACAGTTCGGACATCCGGCGGTCCGCGCTGGGGCTGAAAGTTCCCTATTTCACGACGGCCCAGGCCAGCGTCGCGGCTGCCCGTGCGATAGAATCGCTTTCCCGCCAGAGCCTTGAAGTCTGCCCCCTCCAGTCCTATTATTCGCAGTCGCACAATTGA
- the greA gene encoding transcription elongation factor GreA gives MATVDKMPMLQEGYEKLTAELKRLKIERPLIVDAIEEARAHGDLSENAEYHAAKEQQGQNEATIADIEGKLSRAQIIDPKELTGDKVVFGATVTLLDEDDKPIRYQIVGETEADAARGRISYNSPIGRALIGRKVDEEVEVSVPAGDRYYLVSAIEFI, from the coding sequence ATGGCGACGGTCGACAAGATGCCGATGCTGCAGGAAGGTTACGAGAAGCTCACCGCCGAGTTGAAGCGACTCAAGATCGAGCGACCGCTGATCGTGGATGCGATCGAGGAAGCGCGCGCGCATGGCGATCTCTCGGAAAACGCCGAATATCACGCCGCCAAGGAACAGCAGGGCCAGAACGAAGCCACGATCGCGGATATCGAAGGCAAGCTGAGCCGCGCCCAGATCATCGACCCCAAGGAGCTGACCGGCGACAAGGTGGTGTTCGGCGCGACCGTGACCTTGCTCGACGAGGACGACAAGCCGATCCGCTACCAGATCGTCGGCGAGACCGAGGCCGATGCCGCACGCGGCCGCATCTCGTACAATTCGCCGATCGGCCGCGCGCTGATCGGCCGCAAGGTCGACGAAGAGGTCGAGGTCTCGGTGCCTGCGGGCGACCGTTACTATCTCGTCTCGGCGATCGAGTTCATCTGA
- a CDS encoding MaoC family dehydratase, with amino-acid sequence MAGRFFEEWQIGDTVVHELRRTVTETDNLLFTTMTHNTQPLHLDAEAAKASEFGQILVNGTFTFSLMIGLSITDTTLGTLVANLGYDKLVMPKPVFIGDTLRAETEVVELRPSKSRPGQGIVTWKHRMFNQRDELVCECLRSALIKGRG; translated from the coding sequence ATGGCCGGACGATTTTTCGAGGAATGGCAGATCGGCGACACCGTCGTCCACGAACTGCGCCGCACCGTGACCGAGACCGACAATCTCCTGTTCACGACGATGACCCACAACACCCAGCCGCTGCACCTCGACGCCGAGGCGGCGAAGGCCAGCGAGTTCGGGCAGATCCTCGTCAACGGCACCTTCACGTTCAGCCTGATGATCGGGCTGAGCATCACCGATACGACGCTGGGAACGCTGGTCGCGAACCTGGGCTATGACAAGCTGGTGATGCCCAAGCCGGTGTTCATCGGCGACACGCTGCGCGCCGAAACCGAAGTGGTCGAACTGCGCCCCAGCAAGTCGCGGCCGGGCCAGGGCATCGTCACGTGGAAGCACCGCATGTTCAACCAGCGCGACGAGTTGGTGTGCGAATGCCTGCGCTCGGCGCTGATCAAGGGGCGCGGGTGA
- a CDS encoding GNAT family N-acetyltransferase, with protein MGELTMRAATQDDLPAVIALLYDDESGRTREDPSLPLDPRYLSAFDAIRRDSNQNLIVAELDGEVVGTLQLSFLPGLSFRGAWRGQIEAVRIASHLRNRRLGEQMILWAVEQCNARDCRMVQLTSTATRTPAHRFYARLGFVQSHVGMKLHLKTGD; from the coding sequence ATGGGTGAACTGACCATGCGGGCCGCAACGCAGGACGATCTGCCCGCCGTCATCGCATTGCTGTACGACGACGAAAGCGGCCGCACCCGCGAGGATCCGTCGCTGCCGCTCGATCCGCGCTATCTGAGCGCGTTCGATGCAATTCGGAGAGATTCGAACCAGAATCTGATCGTCGCCGAGCTGGATGGCGAGGTGGTGGGCACGCTCCAGTTGAGCTTCCTCCCCGGCCTGTCGTTTCGCGGCGCATGGCGCGGCCAGATCGAAGCGGTGCGCATCGCCAGCCATTTGCGCAACCGGCGGCTGGGCGAACAGATGATCCTGTGGGCGGTCGAGCAATGCAACGCCCGCGATTGCCGCATGGTCCAGCTCACCTCGACCGCGACGCGCACCCCCGCGCACCGGTTTTACGCGCGGCTCGGTTTCGTGCAGAGCCATGTCGGCATGAAACTGCATCTGAAGACTGGAGACTGA
- a CDS encoding M13 family metallopeptidase: MKTRALFLAVLLATSACNSATVTPAGTGIGVDLAGLDKKVKPGDDFDEYANGTWRAKTEIPADRSRTGVFLDVANKAEANNVAIIAAAQKANAATGTDQRRIADWYASFTDTAAIEKRGMAPMQPELAAIAGLKDKTELSKMLGGNVQADLDPLNATNFETENLFGLFVSQGFDTPDATVPYVLQGGLGLPDRDYYLSEKPEMVTIRTAYKAYIVKLLTLAGVSDPAARADRIMALETRIASAHTDNLTSQDAHKANNPWKKADFAKKAPGIDWDGFWAAAGLGSQQDFIVWHPATVIATAKLVADAPLQDWQDWLTFHRINEVTDVLPAALDQAHFDFFNKTLNGQQQPRPRDKRAISSVNTWLGDAMGKLYVEQYFPASSKTEIQTMVAGILKAFDQRVADLPWMTAATKAEARKKIETMQVGIGYPETWRSYASLEVKADDPVGNLRRAQKAETAHQLAKIGKPVDRKEWWMTPQTVNAVNLPLQNSLNFPAAILQAPFYDPAADAASNYGSIGAIIGHEISHGFDNLGADFDSTGRLRNWWSKEDLAHFEAAGTALAAQYDAYEVFPGLNLNGKLTLGENIADVAGLSAAYQAYRASLGGKEAPVIGGLTGDQRFFLAFAQSWRAKAREQQLRAQVATNGHAPDRWRAMTVRNLDAWYTAFNVQPGEKLFLAPDKRVKVW; the protein is encoded by the coding sequence ATGAAGACTCGCGCCCTGTTCCTCGCCGTGCTGCTGGCGACCTCGGCCTGCAATTCCGCTACCGTGACGCCCGCCGGAACCGGCATCGGCGTCGATCTCGCGGGCCTCGACAAGAAGGTAAAGCCCGGCGACGATTTCGACGAATACGCCAACGGCACCTGGCGCGCCAAAACGGAGATTCCGGCGGACCGTTCGCGCACCGGCGTGTTCCTCGACGTGGCGAACAAGGCCGAAGCGAACAATGTCGCGATCATCGCCGCCGCGCAGAAGGCCAATGCCGCGACGGGGACCGATCAGCGGCGGATCGCGGACTGGTATGCCAGCTTCACCGACACGGCGGCGATCGAAAAGCGCGGGATGGCGCCGATGCAGCCCGAACTGGCCGCAATCGCAGGCCTGAAGGACAAGACTGAGCTCTCGAAGATGCTGGGCGGCAATGTGCAGGCCGACCTCGACCCGCTGAACGCGACCAATTTCGAGACAGAGAATCTGTTCGGCCTGTTCGTCAGCCAGGGCTTCGACACGCCCGATGCCACGGTGCCTTATGTGCTGCAGGGCGGACTGGGGCTTCCGGACCGCGACTATTACCTCTCGGAAAAGCCCGAGATGGTGACGATCCGGACCGCCTACAAAGCCTATATCGTCAAGCTCTTGACGCTTGCGGGTGTGAGTGACCCTGCCGCGCGAGCGGACCGGATCATGGCGCTGGAGACGCGGATCGCCTCGGCGCACACCGACAATCTGACCTCGCAGGATGCGCACAAGGCGAACAACCCGTGGAAGAAGGCCGACTTCGCAAAGAAGGCGCCGGGGATCGACTGGGACGGCTTCTGGGCGGCGGCGGGGCTGGGCAGCCAGCAGGACTTCATCGTGTGGCATCCGGCCACGGTGATCGCCACCGCGAAGCTGGTAGCCGACGCGCCGCTTCAGGACTGGCAGGACTGGCTGACCTTCCACCGCATCAATGAAGTCACCGACGTGCTGCCCGCGGCGCTGGATCAGGCGCATTTCGACTTCTTCAACAAGACGCTGAATGGCCAGCAGCAGCCCCGCCCGCGCGACAAGCGCGCGATCTCGAGCGTCAACACCTGGCTCGGCGATGCGATGGGCAAGCTCTATGTCGAGCAATATTTCCCCGCATCGTCGAAGACCGAGATCCAGACGATGGTCGCCGGCATCCTGAAGGCGTTCGACCAGCGCGTGGCGGACCTTCCCTGGATGACCGCCGCTACCAAGGCCGAGGCGCGCAAGAAGATCGAAACGATGCAGGTCGGCATCGGCTATCCCGAGACGTGGCGGAGCTATGCCTCGCTGGAAGTGAAGGCGGACGATCCGGTCGGCAACCTGCGCCGCGCGCAGAAGGCCGAGACGGCGCATCAGCTCGCCAAGATCGGCAAGCCAGTCGACCGCAAGGAATGGTGGATGACGCCGCAGACGGTAAACGCGGTGAACCTGCCGCTGCAGAACTCGCTGAACTTCCCCGCGGCGATCCTGCAGGCGCCGTTCTACGATCCGGCCGCCGATGCCGCGAGCAACTATGGCTCGATCGGTGCGATCATCGGGCACGAGATCAGCCACGGCTTCGACAATCTGGGCGCGGACTTCGATTCGACCGGGCGGCTGCGCAACTGGTGGTCCAAGGAAGACCTTGCACATTTCGAAGCAGCCGGCACCGCGCTGGCGGCGCAGTATGACGCCTATGAAGTGTTCCCGGGGCTGAACCTGAACGGCAAGCTGACCCTTGGCGAGAATATCGCCGATGTGGCCGGTCTGTCGGCGGCCTATCAGGCCTATCGCGCGTCGCTGGGCGGCAAGGAAGCGCCGGTGATCGGCGGCCTGACCGGCGACCAGCGTTTCTTCCTCGCCTTTGCGCAGAGCTGGCGGGCCAAGGCGCGCGAGCAGCAGCTTCGTGCACAGGTGGCGACCAACGGCCATGCGCCGGACCGCTGGCGGGCGATGACGGTGCGCAACCTCGACGCGTGGTACACGGCGTTCAACGTCCAGCCGGGCGAGAAGCTGTTCCTCGCGCCGGACAAGCGGGTGAAGGTGTGGTGA
- a CDS encoding Rieske (2Fe-2S) protein, translating into MTPARLTETPSGVKLGPLDLIADGKARNFVLEMRAGRFHGFVIRRGDEVTGYVDRCPHMGVPMAQQLDGYLTDSGDLIQCSWHGALFRLDDGLCVGGPCTGARLMPWPVTVENGVIVTA; encoded by the coding sequence GTGACGCCCGCGCGCCTGACGGAGACACCCTCAGGCGTGAAGCTCGGCCCGCTCGATCTGATCGCCGATGGCAAGGCGCGCAATTTCGTCCTCGAAATGCGCGCCGGCCGCTTCCACGGCTTCGTCATCCGCCGGGGTGACGAGGTGACCGGCTATGTCGATCGCTGCCCGCATATGGGCGTACCGATGGCGCAGCAGCTCGACGGCTATCTCACCGATAGCGGCGACCTGATCCAGTGCAGCTGGCACGGCGCGCTGTTCCGCCTCGACGACGGCCTGTGCGTCGGCGGCCCGTGCACCGGCGCAAGGCTGATGCCCTGGCCGGTCACGGTCGAGAATGGCGTGATCGTTACTGCTTAA
- the hmgA gene encoding homogentisate 1,2-dioxygenase, whose amino-acid sequence MTEYFPGFGNHVSTEAVPGALPIGRNSPQKPPFGLYAEQLSGTAFTAPRAENKRSWLYRLRPSAEHPPFTRYQGATNFSPATPEAPLPPNRLRWDPIAAPAPGTDLIDGMTTMLVNRDPADLEGVVVHVYAANTDMETRVFFDADGELLFIPQAGRLALLTEMGRIDIEPGQIALIPRGVRFRALLPDGEARGYVAENYGALFRLPDLGPIGANGLANPRDFETPAAWFEDRDEPFEVVQKHLGNLWTTTLAHSPLDVVAWHGNLAPCRYDLARFNTMNTVSYDHPDPSIFTVLTSPSDVPGRANADFVIFPPRWMVAEDTFRPPWFHRNIMSEAMGLIHGAYDAKADGFAPGGISLHNLMAGHGPDVTSWEGATNATLKPHKIESTMAFMVETCWPYRPTKFARDHAQPDYDAAWAGFPKAKLP is encoded by the coding sequence TTGACCGAATATTTCCCCGGCTTCGGCAACCATGTCTCGACCGAGGCGGTCCCCGGCGCCCTCCCCATCGGCCGCAATTCGCCGCAAAAGCCACCCTTCGGCCTCTATGCCGAGCAGCTCAGCGGCACCGCCTTCACTGCCCCCCGCGCGGAGAATAAGCGCTCCTGGCTCTATCGCCTCCGCCCCAGCGCGGAGCATCCGCCCTTCACCCGCTATCAGGGCGCGACGAACTTCTCTCCCGCAACGCCTGAGGCTCCCCTGCCCCCCAACCGGCTGCGCTGGGATCCGATCGCGGCCCCTGCGCCCGGCACCGACCTGATCGATGGGATGACCACCATGCTGGTCAACCGCGATCCCGCCGATCTCGAAGGCGTGGTCGTTCATGTCTATGCCGCGAACACGGACATGGAGACCCGCGTCTTCTTCGACGCCGATGGCGAGCTCCTGTTCATCCCGCAGGCGGGCCGTCTCGCGCTGCTGACCGAGATGGGCCGCATCGATATCGAGCCCGGCCAGATCGCGCTGATCCCCCGCGGCGTCCGCTTCCGCGCACTGCTGCCCGACGGCGAAGCGCGAGGCTATGTCGCGGAGAATTACGGCGCCCTGTTCCGCCTGCCCGATCTCGGCCCGATCGGCGCCAACGGCCTGGCCAACCCGCGCGATTTCGAGACCCCGGCAGCATGGTTCGAGGATCGCGACGAACCGTTCGAGGTCGTCCAGAAGCATCTCGGCAATCTCTGGACCACCACGCTGGCGCACAGCCCGCTCGACGTGGTTGCGTGGCACGGCAATCTCGCGCCGTGCCGCTACGATCTTGCCCGGTTCAACACGATGAACACGGTCAGCTACGATCATCCCGATCCCTCGATCTTCACCGTGCTGACCTCGCCCAGCGACGTGCCGGGCCGCGCGAACGCCGATTTCGTGATCTTCCCCCCGCGCTGGATGGTCGCCGAGGACACGTTCCGCCCGCCCTGGTTCCACCGCAACATCATGAGCGAAGCGATGGGCCTGATCCACGGCGCCTACGACGCCAAGGCGGACGGTTTCGCGCCGGGTGGCATTTCGCTCCACAATCTGATGGCCGGCCACGGTCCCGACGTAACGAGCTGGGAAGGCGCGACCAACGCCACGCTCAAGCCGCACAAGATCGAGAGCACGATGGCGTTCATGGTCGAGACCTGCTGGCCCTACAGGCCGACCAAATTCGCGCGCGACCACGCCCAGCCCGATTACGACGCGGCATGGGCGGGTTTCCCCAAGGCGAAACTCCCGTGA